In one window of Propionispora hippei DSM 15287 DNA:
- the purC gene encoding phosphoribosylaminoimidazolesuccinocarboxamide synthase yields MEKQPLYEGKAKQIFAADNPGEYIVYFKDDATAFNGLKKGTIADKGVLNNKISSFFFKLLGDKGIPHHFIRMISDREMLVKELKILQVEVVVRNIAAGSLAKRIGWEEGTKLPSTVLELYYKNDELGDPLINEYHIEAMGLATKEQVKTMSEYALQINSILSTYLKDKKLELIDFKLEFGVHNGEVILGDEISPDTCRFWDTETGQKMDKDRFRRDLGNVEEAYQEVLQRLTGEVL; encoded by the coding sequence ATGGAAAAGCAACCATTATATGAAGGAAAAGCAAAGCAAATCTTTGCTGCCGATAATCCCGGTGAATATATTGTTTATTTCAAAGACGATGCTACGGCCTTTAATGGTCTGAAAAAAGGCACCATTGCTGATAAGGGTGTTTTAAACAATAAAATTTCCAGCTTCTTTTTCAAACTCCTTGGTGATAAGGGGATTCCTCACCATTTCATCCGGATGATCAGCGATCGAGAAATGTTGGTAAAGGAATTAAAAATCCTTCAGGTGGAAGTTGTTGTCCGCAATATTGCCGCCGGCAGTTTAGCTAAACGAATCGGCTGGGAAGAAGGCACGAAGCTTCCCTCCACCGTATTGGAACTGTATTACAAAAATGATGAACTGGGCGATCCGCTGATCAATGAATACCATATTGAAGCAATGGGGCTGGCTACAAAAGAACAGGTCAAAACTATGTCGGAATATGCTCTTCAAATAAATTCCATTTTATCTACCTATTTGAAAGATAAAAAACTGGAGCTGATTGACTTTAAATTGGAATTTGGTGTTCATAACGGAGAAGTCATTTTAGGGGATGAAATTTCGCCCGATACCTGCCGTTTTTGGGATACCGAGACAGGTCAAAAAATGGACAAAGACAGATTCCGCCGTGATCTTGGCAACGTGGAGGAAGCGTACCAAGAAGTATTACAACGTCTTACAGGAGAAGTTCTATGA
- the purD gene encoding phosphoribosylamine--glycine ligase, translating into MRILVIGNGGREHALVWKLAMSPRVEKIYAIPGNPGIAQLAECVDVGIGDNEALAKFAGEKGISLTVVGPEAPLANGIVDYFTDRGLKVFGPSQAAAELEGSKAFAKELMQKYGIPTARYAVFSDPDQATAYIREHKAPIVVKADGLAAGKGVIVAMTEEEALRAVDSIMRDHAFGAAGSQVVIEEFLQGEEASLLAFTDGTTVVPMLAAQDHKRIFDGDQGPNTGGMGAYAPAPVVTAALQADIVKDILQPAVDAMRQEGRLYCGCLYAGLMITETGPKVIEFNARFGDPETQVVLPLLSSDLVDIMEACVEGRLAQCDIDWLDQAAVCVVMAAGGYPGDYAKGEPIRGLRAAAEEGAYVFHAGTALLGGTVVTGGGRVLGVTATAGTIPAAVQKAYAAVKHIDFKDVQYRKDIAYRAMIR; encoded by the coding sequence GTGCGAATTTTGGTTATTGGAAACGGCGGTCGTGAACATGCCTTGGTTTGGAAACTGGCGATGAGTCCGCGGGTTGAAAAAATTTATGCCATTCCGGGAAATCCGGGAATAGCCCAACTGGCAGAATGTGTGGATGTCGGGATTGGGGATAATGAAGCGTTGGCCAAATTTGCCGGGGAAAAGGGAATTTCTCTTACCGTTGTGGGTCCGGAAGCCCCTTTGGCCAATGGAATTGTCGATTATTTTACCGACCGTGGATTAAAGGTGTTTGGCCCCTCCCAGGCCGCTGCGGAATTGGAGGGCTCTAAGGCGTTTGCCAAAGAGCTAATGCAAAAATACGGGATTCCTACCGCCCGCTATGCCGTTTTTAGTGATCCCGATCAGGCAACTGCCTATATTCGGGAACATAAGGCTCCCATTGTTGTGAAAGCCGACGGGCTGGCTGCCGGCAAGGGTGTGATTGTAGCCATGACGGAGGAAGAAGCCCTGCGGGCGGTGGATTCCATTATGCGGGATCATGCCTTTGGCGCGGCAGGCAGTCAGGTGGTTATTGAGGAATTCCTGCAGGGTGAGGAAGCATCACTGCTGGCGTTTACCGACGGCACGACGGTTGTGCCGATGCTGGCGGCTCAGGATCACAAACGGATTTTTGATGGCGATCAGGGCCCCAATACCGGCGGTATGGGTGCTTATGCTCCTGCTCCGGTGGTTACAGCAGCGCTGCAGGCGGATATAGTAAAAGATATCTTACAGCCTGCCGTGGATGCTATGCGCCAGGAAGGGCGGCTGTACTGCGGCTGTCTATATGCGGGGCTGATGATTACCGAAACGGGGCCGAAGGTTATTGAGTTCAATGCCCGCTTCGGTGATCCCGAGACCCAGGTCGTTTTACCGCTTTTGTCCAGCGATCTGGTGGATATTATGGAAGCCTGTGTGGAAGGAAGACTGGCTCAGTGCGACATTGACTGGCTGGATCAGGCGGCAGTCTGTGTGGTTATGGCCGCCGGTGGCTATCCGGGAGACTATGCTAAAGGAGAGCCTATCCGGGGACTGCGGGCCGCCGCTGAAGAGGGGGCTTATGTGTTTCATGCCGGCACAGCGTTGCTTGGTGGTACGGTGGTAACCGGCGGCGGCCGGGTTCTGGGGGTTACGGCAACTGCCGGAACCATTCCGGCGGCGGTACAGAAAGCTTATGCCGCAGTGAAACACATTGATTTTAAAGACGTCCAATATCGCAAGGACATTGCCTATCGGGCAATGATTCGCTAG
- a CDS encoding efflux RND transporter periplasmic adaptor subunit, with translation MRQFIKGDKRGRFLLTTGAVIILCLGLVLYFRVMHSSSAGRTGNGVAQTTVDVVTVGKTDLIKRIVLTGQTVPKAQVDIAAKYQGKLVAVNAELGQSVAPGQVLIEQDTGDAELAVAQNRAAYQQALADAVNSGVAYQANYNKAKADYDRTLASYQRYKTLYEAGGIAKDTLESAEQQMLDAKASLDALVNQMNANSVPATVESAQAAASKAKSSVSAAEKQRNDLLLRAPFSGIVGYRQAEVGAIVSAGQKLLTIVDNSKIYVDCQVSERDLPAFTLGMPVNVSLEALSKEVPGTIIYISPASDSTNLVFSLRIELNNPTTDIRGGMFARTVVNSILRPQALVLPKDAIIEKNGKSHVFIIDAQNKAEEREVTVGASGDENVEIIAGLNEGERVAVSNLSRLRSGLQIEVNPVTLANRGGQS, from the coding sequence ATGCGACAGTTCATAAAAGGCGATAAACGGGGAAGATTTCTGCTGACTACCGGAGCGGTTATCATACTGTGTCTGGGATTGGTTCTTTATTTCCGGGTCATGCACAGTTCTTCCGCCGGACGAACCGGTAATGGTGTGGCACAGACAACCGTGGATGTAGTAACGGTAGGGAAGACGGATTTGATAAAACGCATAGTTTTGACCGGTCAGACTGTGCCAAAGGCTCAGGTGGATATTGCCGCAAAGTATCAAGGGAAGCTGGTCGCGGTAAATGCTGAATTGGGACAGTCGGTTGCTCCTGGACAGGTGTTGATTGAACAGGATACCGGTGATGCCGAATTGGCTGTGGCCCAGAACCGGGCGGCTTATCAGCAGGCCCTGGCGGATGCGGTAAACAGCGGAGTGGCTTACCAGGCAAATTATAATAAGGCCAAGGCTGACTATGATCGGACCCTGGCCAGTTATCAGCGCTACAAAACTCTCTACGAGGCTGGCGGCATTGCCAAGGATACGCTGGAGAGCGCCGAACAGCAAATGCTGGACGCCAAGGCATCGTTGGATGCCTTGGTTAATCAGATGAATGCCAATTCTGTACCGGCCACGGTGGAGTCGGCTCAGGCGGCAGCGTCAAAGGCTAAAAGCAGTGTAAGTGCTGCCGAGAAACAAAGAAACGATCTTCTCCTGCGGGCGCCATTTTCCGGCATTGTCGGTTATCGTCAGGCCGAGGTTGGAGCCATTGTTTCAGCCGGACAAAAACTGTTAACCATCGTTGATAACAGCAAGATTTATGTTGATTGTCAAGTCTCCGAGCGGGATTTGCCGGCTTTTACTTTAGGGATGCCGGTTAACGTAAGTTTAGAAGCCTTAAGCAAGGAAGTGCCGGGCACTATTATTTATATCAGTCCGGCCAGCGACAGCACCAATCTGGTTTTTTCTCTGCGCATTGAGCTCAACAATCCGACAACGGATATTAGAGGCGGCATGTTTGCCAGGACGGTTGTAAACAGTATACTGCGGCCGCAGGCCCTGGTTTTACCCAAAGATGCCATTATCGAAAAGAACGGTAAAAGTCATGTATTTATTATCGATGCGCAGAATAAGGCAGAAGAGCGGGAAGTGACGGTCGGTGCCAGTGGTGATGAAAATGTTGAAATCATAGCCGGTCTTAACGAAGGCGAGCGGGTGGCTGTCAGCAATCTTTCGCGCCTGCGGTCGGGTCTGCAAATTGAGGTCAATCCGGTCACATTGGCTAACCGAGGTGGCCAATCGTGA
- a CDS encoding TetR/AcrR family transcriptional regulator — translation MSYNRDGLALGSESRSKRQQILEAAYIVFSRNGYHRATVDEIIALADTGKGTVYNYFVNKEQLFYTLIKERSIPFERALEEIVVSQEPPIKKIKAMIKVFLEFYIVNADLWRVMMHEVRGFGHDDETSSFTQEQREKYHQGFHDTIGMLEKVLAEGVSKGVFRECDVVKCAHGLFSVIVMLAFQKITGDVEACAQMIADMFLYGVAKQ, via the coding sequence ATGAGTTATAATCGAGATGGGCTCGCCTTAGGTTCAGAGTCGCGAAGCAAGCGGCAGCAAATTCTGGAAGCCGCTTATATTGTTTTTTCACGCAACGGCTACCACCGGGCAACAGTAGATGAAATTATTGCTTTGGCAGATACCGGCAAGGGTACGGTATACAATTATTTTGTAAATAAAGAGCAGCTTTTTTATACCCTGATCAAAGAACGGAGTATACCTTTTGAACGAGCTTTGGAGGAAATTGTTGTTTCCCAGGAGCCGCCAATAAAAAAAATCAAGGCAATGATCAAGGTGTTTCTTGAATTCTATATTGTTAATGCCGATTTATGGCGGGTCATGATGCACGAAGTGCGCGGCTTTGGCCATGATGATGAGACTTCGAGTTTTACGCAGGAACAACGGGAAAAATATCACCAAGGTTTTCATGATACGATAGGTATGCTGGAGAAGGTACTGGCGGAAGGGGTCAGCAAGGGTGTATTTAGGGAATGTGATGTCGTTAAATGTGCTCATGGTCTATTTAGCGTAATTGTCATGTTAGCCTTTCAAAAAATAACCGGTGATGTGGAGGCTTGCGCCCAAATGATTGCCGATATGTTTTTATATGGGGTGGCTAAGCAGTGA
- the purN gene encoding phosphoribosylglycinamide formyltransferase, whose protein sequence is MSKMVLGVLASGRGSNLQAILDAIDAGRLSAKIGVVISDNPEANVIKRSIEWDVPVVCIERKQYESKEAWETAIADELNVHQAELVVLAGFMRILSPYFVNRLSGRVMNIHPSLLPAFPGRNAQEQAVNHGVKVSGCTVHFIDEGMDSGPIILQEAVPLEEGDTPETLAERILHVEHVLYPRAIGLYCEGRLKVEGRRVTILEKGEGIHEN, encoded by the coding sequence GTGAGTAAAATGGTGCTGGGGGTCTTGGCATCAGGGCGTGGCAGTAATTTGCAGGCCATCCTGGATGCGATAGACGCCGGACGGTTGTCGGCCAAAATCGGCGTTGTCATCAGTGATAATCCGGAGGCCAATGTGATCAAACGGTCTATTGAATGGGATGTTCCGGTGGTTTGTATCGAAAGAAAGCAGTATGAGAGTAAGGAAGCGTGGGAAACGGCCATTGCCGATGAACTCAATGTTCATCAGGCAGAGTTGGTGGTGCTCGCCGGCTTCATGCGCATTTTAAGTCCCTATTTTGTCAACCGGCTCTCCGGCCGGGTAATGAATATTCATCCGTCGCTGCTGCCGGCCTTTCCCGGACGCAACGCGCAGGAACAGGCCGTTAATCACGGAGTGAAGGTTTCCGGCTGTACAGTACATTTTATTGATGAAGGAATGGATTCGGGGCCGATTATTTTACAGGAGGCCGTGCCGCTGGAAGAAGGGGATACGCCGGAAACGTTGGCCGAACGCATTCTGCATGTGGAGCATGTGCTGTACCCACGGGCTATTGGTCTGTATTGCGAGGGCCGGCTAAAAGTGGAAGGTCGCCGGGTTACCATTTTGGAAAAAGGTGAGGGTATTCATGAAAATTAA
- the purF gene encoding amidophosphoribosyltransferase produces MNYEALEMDKPREECGIFGIYSREDNVSLSTYWGLYALQHRGQESAGIAITDGAWMDVHRGMGLVSEVFRHQLPHMEGQRIAIGHVRYSTTGSSLLINTQPLMVTYSGGHIAMAHNGNLTNAQELRCTLEETGSVFQTSIDSEVIVNLIARSRKPTIEEKMMESLTKIEGAYCLVVMTEDKLIGVRDPHGFRPLCIGKTADGWVIASESCALDTVGAELIRDVAPGEMVVVDEAGLHSYGFAENDAQALCIFEYIYFARPDSIIDGQSVYQARLEMGRQLARESGYKADIVISVPDSGTTAALGFSREAGIPFAEGLMKNRYIGRTFIQPEQKKRDLGVRIKLNAVRSVVEGKSIIMVDDSIVRGTTSGKIVHMLKEAGATAVHMCISSPPIAYPCYYGIDTAVRKELIAATKQVDEIRDYIGADSLHYLSLEGLYRSVANIKYDNMCYACFNSKYPASTPCESHCGSNKFVFEQRMRAR; encoded by the coding sequence ATGAATTATGAGGCACTGGAAATGGATAAACCCCGCGAGGAGTGCGGTATCTTTGGAATATACTCGCGTGAGGATAATGTATCGTTAAGCACTTATTGGGGTTTATACGCGTTGCAGCACCGGGGCCAGGAAAGTGCCGGGATTGCTATAACCGACGGTGCCTGGATGGATGTCCACCGAGGCATGGGCTTGGTGAGTGAGGTATTCCGTCATCAGTTGCCGCATATGGAGGGCCAGCGAATCGCCATCGGTCACGTCCGTTATTCGACGACTGGTTCCAGTTTACTGATTAACACGCAGCCCCTTATGGTAACTTATTCGGGTGGTCATATTGCCATGGCTCATAACGGCAATTTGACCAATGCTCAGGAGCTGCGCTGTACTTTGGAGGAAACGGGCAGTGTTTTTCAGACTTCGATTGACAGTGAAGTCATCGTAAATTTGATTGCCCGTTCGCGAAAACCTACCATTGAAGAAAAAATGATGGAAAGTTTGACCAAAATCGAAGGAGCCTACTGCCTGGTGGTCATGACCGAAGACAAGTTAATTGGTGTGCGCGATCCCCATGGCTTCCGTCCCTTATGTATCGGCAAAACCGCCGACGGCTGGGTTATTGCTTCGGAATCCTGTGCTTTGGATACAGTGGGCGCTGAATTGATTCGTGATGTTGCTCCCGGTGAGATGGTGGTGGTCGATGAGGCAGGTTTGCATTCCTACGGGTTTGCTGAAAATGATGCACAGGCCTTATGTATCTTTGAATATATTTATTTTGCCCGTCCTGATAGCATTATCGACGGACAGAGCGTATATCAGGCCCGTTTGGAAATGGGCCGGCAATTAGCCCGGGAAAGCGGCTACAAAGCGGATATTGTTATATCCGTACCCGACTCGGGAACGACGGCAGCTTTAGGCTTCAGCCGGGAGGCGGGTATTCCGTTTGCCGAAGGACTCATGAAAAACCGCTATATCGGGCGTACTTTCATTCAGCCGGAGCAGAAAAAGCGTGATTTAGGAGTCAGGATTAAACTGAATGCGGTACGATCGGTAGTCGAAGGCAAATCGATTATCATGGTGGATGATTCGATTGTCCGGGGTACAACCAGCGGAAAAATCGTTCATATGTTAAAAGAAGCAGGGGCCACGGCCGTTCATATGTGTATCAGCTCGCCGCCGATTGCTTATCCCTGCTACTACGGTATTGATACCGCGGTGCGTAAGGAACTGATTGCAGCGACCAAGCAAGTGGATGAAATCAGGGACTATATTGGTGCCGATTCGCTGCATTATCTATCCCTGGAAGGATTGTACCGGTCTGTTGCCAATATTAAGTATGACAATATGTGCTATGCTTGCTTTAACAGCAAGTATCCGGCCAGCACCCCCTGTGAAAGCCATTGCGGCAGCAACAAATTTGTATTTGAACAACGCATGCGTGCTCGCTGA
- the purH gene encoding bifunctional phosphoribosylaminoimidazolecarboxamide formyltransferase/IMP cyclohydrolase translates to MKIKRALISVSDKAGIVEFARQLANYGVEIISTGGTMKTLREAGIPVTYVSDVTGFPEIMDGRVKTLNPYIHGGILALRDNPEHTAAMERHNIKGIDMVVVNLYPFRQTIAKPDVTLGDAIENIDIGGPAMIRAAAKNFQYVAVVVNPERYTEIIDQLAAKQEISAEFRMALAQEAYHHTAEYDACIAQYLGKQLDNGQFPETMHAVYEKVQELRYGENPHQQAAFYREKYGDGFGIANAKQLHGKELSFNNIVDVEAAYGIVGEFKQPAAAIIKHTNPCGTGIGKTLAEAYGKAYEADPVSAYGGIVGLNREVDAITAEEISKIFIEAVIAPSFTPEALTILTRKQNIRLLTADAVDADVAEFDIKKVSGGILLQDRDTRDAEIEDMKVVTKRPPTQTEWEQLMLAWRVVKHVKSNAIVVAANNQTLGVGAGQMNRVGAAAIALAQAGEKARGAVLASDAFFPFRDTVDTAVTAGITAIIQPGGSVKDAESIQAADEQGIAMIFTGMRHFKH, encoded by the coding sequence ATGAAAATTAAAAGAGCGCTTATCAGCGTTTCTGATAAAGCAGGTATTGTAGAGTTTGCGCGTCAGCTCGCAAATTATGGAGTTGAGATTATTTCTACAGGGGGGACCATGAAGACCTTACGGGAAGCTGGTATTCCAGTGACCTATGTAAGTGATGTAACCGGTTTCCCTGAGATCATGGACGGCAGGGTAAAAACCTTGAACCCCTATATCCATGGCGGCATCCTGGCCCTGCGGGATAATCCGGAGCATACAGCAGCCATGGAGCGGCACAATATTAAAGGGATTGACATGGTTGTGGTCAACCTTTATCCGTTCCGTCAGACTATAGCCAAGCCTGATGTGACGCTGGGAGATGCTATCGAAAACATTGATATTGGCGGACCGGCCATGATCCGGGCTGCGGCAAAAAATTTCCAGTATGTAGCCGTTGTGGTGAATCCTGAGCGGTATACTGAAATTATCGACCAATTGGCAGCCAAGCAGGAAATCAGTGCTGAATTCCGCATGGCATTGGCTCAGGAGGCTTACCATCATACGGCGGAATACGATGCCTGCATTGCCCAGTATTTGGGCAAACAGTTGGATAACGGGCAATTTCCGGAAACCATGCATGCCGTGTACGAGAAAGTACAGGAATTGCGTTACGGGGAAAATCCTCATCAGCAGGCTGCCTTTTACCGGGAAAAGTACGGTGATGGCTTTGGTATTGCCAATGCGAAACAGCTCCATGGCAAGGAGCTTTCCTTCAATAACATTGTTGATGTGGAAGCGGCTTATGGAATTGTCGGAGAGTTTAAACAGCCGGCGGCTGCCATCATCAAGCATACCAATCCCTGTGGTACGGGGATTGGCAAGACTTTGGCCGAAGCCTATGGAAAGGCCTATGAGGCCGATCCGGTTTCCGCATATGGCGGCATTGTCGGTTTAAACCGTGAAGTGGACGCGATTACGGCGGAAGAGATCAGCAAGATTTTTATTGAAGCCGTTATTGCTCCTTCCTTTACTCCGGAAGCACTGACCATTCTCACCAGGAAACAGAATATACGGCTGTTGACGGCCGACGCGGTTGACGCAGACGTAGCGGAATTTGACATTAAAAAGGTATCCGGTGGTATTTTGCTGCAGGACAGGGATACCAGGGATGCGGAAATTGAAGATATGAAAGTTGTGACCAAACGTCCGCCGACCCAGACTGAATGGGAGCAGTTAATGCTGGCCTGGCGTGTGGTGAAGCATGTGAAATCCAATGCTATTGTAGTGGCAGCGAACAATCAGACACTGGGGGTCGGCGCCGGACAGATGAATCGTGTCGGTGCGGCTGCAATTGCTCTGGCCCAGGCTGGTGAAAAGGCTAGGGGCGCCGTTTTGGCCTCCGACGCATTTTTCCCTTTCCGGGATACGGTGGATACCGCCGTGACCGCCGGTATTACCGCGATTATACAGCCCGGTGGATCGGTGAAGGACGCCGAATCCATTCAGGCCGCCGATGAACAGGGCATCGCTATGATCTTTACGGGTATGCGGCACTTTAAACATTAA
- a CDS encoding phosphoenolpyruvate carboxykinase, translating to MNVISSKILEKKVIIKVNDWICDTGEEMLSSDLFSRVLKLAIRDLKKRNSILLDIFADKNNITDEDVQVLIDTLVYATKMQIDLVTHVVKGSEQFAKNPMLLNDFIQYLYNYWRNFDRFVVCTSENEDIDKRPYRTFNATVEKLTNLVRKVYRDLQDNVAGKHPNIFRQVKAGAQLAAIGKRKAIPYTGELYKKLDKIAVIRQILLNPPLVLDPPMNKRTGKFERVYKNPLDLVTIEPDEWLCFPAKVGPLLIHVYFHEQFYDLGFSMCNLFELANDADLAKKPDAVYLCGVPGNAIDELAPLPTVFYDDEENDMFVAAIPNRDQFGYFGYLKKMVLTLHNIRMMRAGKMPFHGAMFRIVLKGDKQANILVMGDTGAGKSETLEAFRVLGQEFIQDIVVVADDMGSLAIDEDGDILAYGTEIGAYVRLDDLNPGYAFGQLDRAIIMNPSQKNARTILPVTSYENVIKGHKIDFVLYCNNFEEIDEDHPVIERFTSAPEAINVFRSGAVMSKGTTTSSGLVHTYFANVFGPPQYRETHEAIAQKYFDQFFAKDVFVGQMRTRLSIKGWEQKGPEESAKGLLAMIQSLPPRKK from the coding sequence ATGAATGTTATTTCTAGTAAGATATTGGAGAAGAAAGTAATTATTAAAGTGAATGACTGGATTTGTGATACTGGTGAAGAAATGTTGTCCAGTGATTTATTTAGCCGGGTTTTAAAACTGGCTATCCGTGATCTGAAAAAGCGAAATTCTATTTTGCTGGATATTTTTGCTGATAAAAACAATATTACCGATGAGGATGTTCAGGTTCTTATCGATACATTAGTTTACGCGACCAAAATGCAAATTGATCTGGTGACGCATGTGGTTAAGGGTTCGGAGCAGTTCGCCAAAAACCCGATGCTGCTCAATGACTTTATCCAGTACCTGTATAATTACTGGCGCAATTTTGACAGATTCGTTGTATGCACTTCTGAAAATGAGGATATTGATAAACGTCCTTACCGGACCTTTAATGCTACGGTTGAGAAGCTTACCAATTTGGTGCGTAAAGTATACCGGGATTTGCAGGACAATGTTGCCGGCAAGCATCCCAACATATTCCGTCAGGTTAAAGCCGGGGCACAATTGGCTGCGATTGGCAAGCGCAAAGCCATTCCCTATACCGGTGAGCTGTATAAAAAATTGGACAAGATTGCCGTTATCCGTCAAATTCTGTTGAATCCCCCGTTAGTACTCGATCCGCCGATGAATAAGCGGACCGGTAAATTTGAACGGGTGTATAAAAATCCTTTGGATCTTGTTACCATCGAACCTGACGAATGGCTTTGCTTTCCGGCTAAAGTCGGCCCCTTGCTGATTCATGTTTACTTCCATGAACAATTTTATGATTTGGGCTTCTCCATGTGTAATCTCTTTGAATTGGCTAATGACGCTGACTTGGCTAAAAAGCCGGACGCTGTTTATTTGTGTGGTGTTCCCGGCAATGCCATTGACGAATTGGCGCCGCTGCCGACCGTATTTTATGACGATGAAGAGAATGATATGTTTGTTGCGGCCATTCCCAACCGGGATCAGTTCGGTTATTTCGGCTATTTAAAGAAAATGGTGTTAACGCTGCATAACATCCGCATGATGCGGGCTGGCAAGATGCCTTTTCATGGCGCTATGTTCAGGATTGTGTTAAAGGGTGATAAGCAGGCTAATATTCTGGTCATGGGAGATACCGGCGCCGGCAAATCGGAAACTCTGGAGGCCTTTCGGGTACTAGGTCAGGAATTTATTCAGGACATTGTGGTTGTGGCCGATGATATGGGGTCACTGGCTATTGATGAAGACGGGGATATTCTTGCCTATGGTACGGAAATCGGTGCTTACGTACGATTGGATGATCTGAATCCGGGTTATGCGTTCGGCCAGCTTGACCGGGCTATTATTATGAACCCGAGCCAAAAGAATGCCAGAACCATCCTGCCGGTTACTTCCTATGAGAATGTCATTAAAGGGCATAAGATTGATTTTGTGCTATATTGCAATAACTTTGAGGAAATTGATGAGGACCATCCGGTCATTGAACGGTTTACGTCGGCGCCCGAGGCCATTAATGTGTTCCGTTCAGGTGCCGTTATGAGCAAAGGAACGACAACTTCGAGCGGATTGGTGCATACCTATTTCGCCAATGTATTTGGACCGCCGCAGTACCGGGAAACCCATGAGGCTATTGCCCAGAAATATTTTGATCAATTCTTTGCCAAGGATGTGTTTGTGGGGCAGATGCGTACCCGCTTAAGTATTAAAGGTTGGGAACAAAAGGGACCGGAAGAATCGGCGAAAGGCTTACTCGCCATGATTCAAAGCCTGCCGCCGCGAAAAAAATAA
- the purM gene encoding phosphoribosylformylglycinamidine cyclo-ligase has product MKEDSVSKAKLKQELTYREAGVDIDAGNRAVDLIKRQVKSTYRPEVLGDIGGFGGLFGLQVAKYKEPVLVSGTDGVGTKLCLAFMTDKHDTIGQDAVAMCVNDILVQGAEPLFFLDYLAVGKLEPEKVADIVGGVARACRESGCALIGGETAEMAGFYSQGEYDIAGFAVGVVDKSRIITGENIAPGDVLIGLPSSGLHSNGYSLVRKICFDVKKLSVNDYVPELGKTLGEELLTPTTLYPKACLPLVENFPILGMVHITGGGFYDNIPRILPEHCAVEVDTTTWPQPVIFKLLQEWGHVAWPEMYRTFNMGIGMILVVPPEQVQPVREDLAARGETSYVVGKITGGSRTVVLKGGVFGE; this is encoded by the coding sequence ATAAAAGAAGATTCGGTTTCCAAGGCCAAGTTAAAGCAGGAATTGACGTACCGGGAAGCCGGTGTCGATATTGATGCCGGCAACCGGGCCGTTGATTTAATCAAGCGGCAGGTTAAATCAACCTATCGGCCGGAAGTATTAGGTGATATTGGTGGTTTTGGCGGTTTGTTCGGCCTGCAGGTGGCAAAATATAAAGAACCTGTTTTAGTATCGGGTACGGATGGGGTAGGAACCAAACTGTGTCTGGCGTTTATGACGGATAAGCATGATACGATTGGTCAGGATGCCGTGGCCATGTGTGTAAACGATATTCTGGTACAGGGCGCCGAGCCGCTGTTTTTTCTGGATTATCTGGCCGTGGGGAAATTGGAGCCGGAGAAAGTGGCCGATATTGTTGGCGGCGTTGCCAGAGCCTGCCGGGAGTCCGGTTGTGCCTTGATTGGCGGTGAGACCGCCGAAATGGCCGGCTTTTACAGCCAAGGCGAATATGATATTGCCGGCTTTGCTGTCGGGGTAGTGGATAAATCTCGCATCATTACCGGCGAAAACATTGCTCCCGGTGACGTGCTTATTGGACTTCCCTCCAGCGGTCTCCATTCCAATGGCTATTCGCTGGTTAGAAAAATCTGCTTTGATGTAAAAAAGCTGTCTGTTAACGATTACGTGCCGGAACTTGGCAAAACTCTTGGTGAAGAGTTGCTGACACCGACCACATTGTATCCTAAGGCATGTCTGCCGCTCGTGGAGAATTTTCCTATATTAGGCATGGTTCATATTACCGGTGGCGGATTTTATGACAATATTCCTCGGATTTTACCGGAACACTGCGCTGTAGAGGTGGATACCACAACCTGGCCTCAGCCTGTGATTTTCAAGCTGCTGCAGGAATGGGGACATGTGGCCTGGCCTGAAATGTACCGGACCTTCAATATGGGGATCGGTATGATCCTGGTCGTACCGCCGGAGCAGGTGCAGCCGGTGCGGGAAGATCTGGCGGCCCGTGGTGAGACTTCCTATGTGGTCGGGAAAATTACGGGAGGATCTCGGACTGTGGTGCTCAAAGGAGGAGTGTTTGGTGAGTAA